TTCAATGTATGTTGCGACCTTGTCTGTTTTTGAGCAAGACGACAAGCAATTACAGTTTGCTATTAAATCGGCTAAAAATATTATCGACACCATGTGCGATAACATAAGAGATATTAGTAATCTTAATAATACAAAACAAATATTCTTAGGCTCTGCGGCATTATCAGGCATGGCACAAGAAGCATCGTTAAAGTATTTAGAATTAACTGCAGGTAAAATTGGTTGTTTTTGTGAAAGTTCTTTAGGCTTTAGACATGGACCAAAATCAAACGTTGATGAAACTACTATTATCATTATGCTTAACTCGAACGATGAGTATATTAGCCATTATGATAATGACATGGTGACAGAATTAAACGCGAATGATATCGCGATGAAAGTTATTACATTAAAAGACTTTTTACCTGATACGCCTAAAGAGATTAATGATGCTTGGCTTGGACTACCTTATATTGTTTTCTGTCAAATATTGTCATTCTACAAGTCACTTGCTTTAAACTTTACACCTGATAACCCTTGTCCTACTGGCGAAGTCAATCGTGTAGTAAAAGGCGTTAACCTTTATCCTTTCGCATAAAAGTTAACACAATGTTATTCAAAATGGCTGTATCCCATTAAATACAGCCATTTTACCTGACGATTCCAAAATGATTATTGCTGACGCGTTTACTTATGGTACTTACCACTTATAAATCTTTGATGGTAACGTTATTAGCGGGTCCCTAAAACTAAAAACAGCTAATTAGCTAATAGTACATTAACACTTAAAAACCTGTTGTTAACTTAATTAATCTAACAAATACCCCACCGTTAGAAGCCACTTATAGGGCATGTTAATCCCCGCAGAATTCGTTAATGTACAAGAACATTTAGGCCGTTTTGTGGTAGAAAACGTGCTTGTTTAACTAATGTAAAGCATATCAAGTTCACGCGACATTTATTAACGGCGCTCTAGTTTATTATCGTGATTATTTAACAAAAAACCTTAATGGTTTAATAGAAAGGTGAATTGAATTAATGACACAGAAATTCTAATTCGTATCTCTAGAAACTGGATGTAGTCATTTCATTTATTAATAAGTCATGAGATGAGTCATTGTAAAGGTAAATAAGGCAGCAGAAATATAGGCAATTAACTTCATTATACAGAGGAAAAAAATATGAACCGTAGAGATTTCATGCAAAAAAGTATGTTAGCAGCGGGTATTGCTAGCGTTACGGGTGTAAAGAGCGCTAAAGCAAGATCGTTCGTTCCCGCTCATAATTGGGATGGATATAATTTTGGTAGTGGCCCTACTGTGACTAATCGCTTAAACCAAGGGCCTTTTCCTACTTACAAACCCGAGCAAGTTGTACCCGGTTCATATGTCATTATGGCAACAACGCCCTCTAAAGTGAAAGTAAGAAACTATGGTATGGGTCTTACTACGTATTTATGTGATGAAGCGGGTCCTGCTTATAAAAAAAATGAATCACTCGAAAAATCACTTGAAAACCTAGTTAAATTACCACTAAGTGATGTACTTTATATTCGGTTGGATTGGCGTGATATTCAAAGTAAGTCAGGAAAATTAGATTTATGTGACCATTGGAAAATAGCTTTTGATTTAGCAGAACAATACAATAAGCGTATTAGTTTTCGTGTGCAACTGATGAGTCCTGTCATAGAACCCCAGTCTATGCCTGACTTTTTATTAGATAAAGTACCTATGTATAAATTAGGAACAACGAATGAAATAGGCAGAAATTTACCGGGTAAAGTTCATTATGCGCCTCAATATAATCACCCTGCATTCATGGATGCTTTACAAGAAATGGATGGGTTACTTTCAGATAAATATAACGGTCATCCCCAGGTAGAATCTGTTGATACTTATATGTATGGTTTTTGGGGAGAAGGACACACCTGGCCATTTACCGACAAAAATCCATTTCCTGACTATACAACGGCTTCAGATACCTTTAATGCTATATTCGATATGCAGGCCAAAAATTGGAATAAGACCCCTTTAGTAACGAATACTCAACCTGATTATAGTCGTGTAGGTAACGCCGAACTTATTGATAAAACTATTCGGACTCATAACTGGCTACGTACCGATACCATATTTATTGAAAATATGCAGATTGAAAGCTTAAGCAATCGCCCACCTTGGATTTCTGGTTTTGTCGAGAATGGTATTTCAGATGGCTCTCCAGAAAGTCTAAAATTATCCGAAGGTGTTACCCGAACTGATAATATAATTGCACACGCTAAAGATGTAGGCGCACATTATTTTTCTTTATGGAACTGGCATAAAATTCAGGCGGAACGCTTAAT
The sequence above is a segment of the Colwellia sp. 20A7 genome. Coding sequences within it:
- a CDS encoding SIS domain-containing protein is translated as MNEYLSITTEALKENNAFWTAKEITQQPECWAIANELVVKNSELKVWLKDILAQDNLRIILTGAGTSAYVGDALAPHLTKVTGRLVESISTTDIVSSPDQYLISNIPTLLISYGRSGDSPESVAAVKLADQVLDNCFHLVMTCNPDGSLAKYGEESEKAFSVLMPTQSLDQSFAMTSSFTSMYVATLSVFEQDDKQLQFAIKSAKNIIDTMCDNIRDISNLNNTKQIFLGSAALSGMAQEASLKYLELTAGKIGCFCESSLGFRHGPKSNVDETTIIIMLNSNDEYISHYDNDMVTELNANDIAMKVITLKDFLPDTPKEINDAWLGLPYIVFCQILSFYKSLALNFTPDNPCPTGEVNRVVKGVNLYPFA